CTAAATTATTGCTTTCTTTTTTCACTTCACATGGAAGCTCAGTTACTTGTTTTAATATGTCAAGATACCTGTTGATATGATGCTATACCTTATGATTTCGAGGGTTTACTGGTATATTTGATCTGCGAAAGTTGAGTAAGTTGAATTAAATTCCTTCATGTTTCCACTATGGAAGGCTTACGGGACATGATGGATATTTGAAATTTAATTCAATCTATCCCGGCGAAGCCGGAACCAAAAAGAACGGGGAGTTCAATGTAGCGATGAAGTAAGCCCAAAAGCGACCTCTCCCCGCTCCCCTCCCCGGTGCAGTAAATTTTGAGGGCTCATTCGACGGGGAGGGGTCAATCGTTTGAAACCAGGGCCAATGTTTGATGCCAAAAGGTAAGTCTTTACGCGAATCAACTACGGAAAATTCGGCCGGAGAGAAAACCCCAGAAATAGCTTCGCCGGGCCATATCCAGGAAAGATATAATCCGGCGGTTCACGGATGAAAACCGCCGGGGAGGGGATAGGGGGAAAATCAGTAGATGGCTTATATAGCAAGAGAATTTCTAATTTGAAAGACTTTATCACATGGCTTCTAACTATAACTTGAATAAAAAAGTGTAATTTGATACTATAATAGAAAAGGGAGAGGGTCCTAAGACCCCCTCTTGCTTCGGGATTTTGGAAAACGACTCGTGGGCTGGGTCGTTTTCCGCTTTTCAGGATCATGAAGTCCTTTCCAAGTACCATACAGAGCCAGCACTCCTGTCGCCAGGTGACCAGATCGATGAGTACCTTGAGCAGTTTCTCCAGGACCTTCAAAACGGTTTCCAATCCCACCACCTCCTTTCGGAAGTGTATTCAGCCTATAAGCTTTATACAGGCTGAACTAACCTTCGAAAGAAGCGCCGCTCCAAAACCCCTAAGGCAATTATAGCAAATTTTGGATGAAAAAGCAGTCCTCGTTCAAAGCTGTATTATTTCCAATTGCAAACCCATATTCCATAAATTTTTAGGATCTAAAAAGCCTCACTCCCGAATGAGCGAGGTCTTTATCCCTTTTTCAGCTCTCATGTCATTGCCGATCGCCGCACTCCCGGCAGGCTCTACTCCGGATGACAATTGCGGAAATTCAATCCCATGCAACTCACCGGCCGGACCAACCGGCGTGGTTCATGGTTGTTCCATCCCACTACTCTCCCTTGACTTTATGCGGTTTAACTGTACTTCCCCGACTTATCCACAGCCAAAATTCATTAACCCCATTCAACAATCCCGTTTATCCACAGGAATAGAACACTTATTCACAAAAAGAACTCATTTATTCACAAAATGAGCTTGTTCAACGACTGAATGAGCTCATTCTTCCGAAAAAGAGCTCATTCAGTCACAAAATGAGCTCGCTTATCCACAAAAAGAGCTTGCTGAATGACTGAGCGAGCTTGTTTATTCACAAAAAGAGCTCATTCATTCACAAAACAAGCTTGCTGAGCGACTGAACAAGCTCTTTTTCCACAAAAAGAGCTTACTCGGCGATTGAAAGAGCTCTTTCAGTCACCAAAAGAGATCGGTGATTCACAAAACGATCTCTTTCAGCTCCTCAACCCAAACGTTGATCCACAAAATTTTGACTAGGCCTAGCCCATCCTTCAGCGGATATTGATGTGCATCGCCTGATAGCGGCGGCGCAATTCCGAGGGGGTCATGCCGCGCTCCTTCCGGAACTGGCGCAGGAAGTGGCGGAGCGAGGCGAACCCGGTCTGACTGGCGATCTGCTGGACCGGCTGGTGGGTCTCCTGGAGCAATTGTTCGGCCAGCTTCAACCGCTGCTGCAAGATGTAGTTGCCCACCGACATGCCCATCACCGACCGGAACTGGCGGCCGATGTAATCGGGGTTGTGATTGAGATAGCCGGCAATGGATTTGACCGAAAGATTGGGGTCGGTCAGCTGCGCATTGATGGTGCCGACCGCCTCGTAGACCAGGCTGGAACCGGCCGAAAGGGTATCCGGGGGATGATAGGAGTTGATCGTCTCTTCGGTGATCCGGATCAGCAGGTTTTGAAACAGCAATTGAAACTGCCATTTCGTGTAGGAGGGCCGTTCCTGTTCGTTCAGGAGTTCGCGGAAGAGCAAGGCGATGCGGTCGGCGTCGCCCAGGTCCAATTCCATGGGTATCAACGCCGCCTCGTTCAGACGCAGGCGGGTGACGATCTGGTTGCTGAGGATGGGAGCGACCTCTTCCGCCGAGAGCAGGCTCGGCGGGCCGGGCAACCGGAAATGCAGCCAGTAATAAGAAGCCGGCGCGGCGATGGGCGCGGCGCCGTCGTGCAGGTGCTCCGCCGGCAGCAACACCAGCCGGTTGGGCCGGATCTCCAGCGGGACGCCGTTATCGGTCAATGTCACATTGCCTTTCCGCCCCAGAATCATCACGGACGAATCGAGCCGGCGGCGCGGGTGGCGCCAGCCCGACGGAAGAATGGCGCAGCCGCCGTTGTCGGCGTGCGGCGCGGGTTGAAACGGACAAAAAAGATAGGGCATGCGGCTCCTTTCCAGAATCCTTGTGGAATCCCCGACCGGAGGCCGGGGGTTCACAAGTGCAAAACTCGGATATACCTAATGAATTACCGCATGATACTCAACGGAGCCATGTCAAAAAATGATACCTACGGAATTGAAGCTGAAATTCTGAACTGAACTCACCCCCTCGGTCCCCCTCTCTTTTTAGGCGGTTTACCAGGCCTGTCTTGTCAGAAAGAGAGGGGGCGGGTAGGGTCAATCAAAATCCGCCAAAAGTCGCTAGGGGGTGAGTTCGATTTATCCATCCGCCTACTGAGCTATATATGTTGCAACAAGTCTTTGTACATTCAAAATCATAGCAACATATTTCCTTGATTCATAGATTGAACTTCACGACTTTGTTTGGTTTCGGTTTCGCCGGGATAACCGGGATAAGATGAATAGCTTGAAACGAAAAGCACGGTTCGGCCAAGCTCCCCCTTAGCTACCGAACTGCTCACAATCCAGCTTCGCGAGAAAGACCGTCTCCCATGGCCGCCAAACAAAGCGGAAAAAGACACTTCCGCGTTCGTTCCATCATCCCTATTATACATAAGATCTTTGGAATAGCGAAATTCTTTTTTGCCCGGTTACGCCGGGCCGCGCTCCCGATTCCGTCGGAATCCGTCACATTTTGTCATGGTTTGGGAGATTTCTTTCCGCAGCCAGCATGAGTATAATAAAATCGTAACAAATATGTTACCGTTAAATGAAATGGGCCATGGTTCAGCCGCTCAAAGGGTTGTTTCCGGACGGAATTCCCGCTGGCCCGCTGCAGAGGGAAGGCGGGAATCGAAAAAGAAATGGGGGTACAAAGTTGATGAAGAGAAGTTTTATGGTTGGATTGACATTCTTGTTCATCGCGGTACTGGTCATGCCGGTCATCTCCGCCGCCGGCCCGGTCAAGCTCACTTACTGTTATTGGGGAAGCCCCGCCGAGGACAGGGTGTTGAAAGAGGCCTTCAAGAATTTTGAAGCCGCGCATCCGGGGATCACCGTCGAGCCGATGTATATCCCGGGCGACATCACCGGCACCGAATACGCCGCCAAGATCAAGGCGCTCTCCCAAGCCGGCGAGCTGCCCGATCTCGGCTACTTCCGCCCCGATCACTTCGGGAGCTGGGCCACGGCCGGACTGTTCATGAATCTGAGCCCGCTCATCCAAAAAGAGAAGCTGGAGAAGGCCGTTCTGCCCCAAGTCTGGCTGAAGGTCAAGAACAAAGTCTACGGCTCCTATTCCGCCGCCGAATGCCAGGTCCTGTTCTACAATAAAGACGTCCTCCAAAAGGCGGGCGTGCCGCTGCCTCCGACCGATTACCGCAAAGGCTGGAGCTGGAATCAGTTCGTCGAGTACTGCAAAAAGATCACCACCGACCGGAACGGCAAACATCCCGGCGAGAGCGGCTTCGATCCCGGCAAGATCACTTGCTACGGGGTGAGCTACCAACTGTGGCACGCCATGCTGCTGCCGGCGATCTGGAGCAACAACGGCGATTTCATCTCCCCCGACGGCAAACAATTCAAGCTGGACCGGCCGGAGTCGGTGGAAGTCCTCCAAAAACTGGCCGACTTGATCAATAAAGACCACGTCTTCGCCTATACCAATCCTTCCTCGACCTCCGGCGCGGGCCTGCCCGCTCCGCCGGTGATGCTGGCCAACGGGCAGCTCGGCTTCTACGTCACCGGCCAATGGGAACTGCTGGACCTGGCCAAAATGAACTTCCCGCTGGGCATCGGCGCCCTGCCGATCTTCAAAAAGCCGGCCCAGATGTATGTCAGCGGCGCCTCGGTCATCTTTAAGTCCACCAAGCATCCCAAGGAAGCCTGGGAACTGCACAAATGGATGATGAACCCCGACAAGACGCTGGACCTCTACACCAGTGGCCTGTGGCTGCCCACCAAAGCCTCCTGGTACACCAATCCGGCCGACCTGAAGAAATGGACCGACAATCCGGTTCATCCCGCCGGATTCAAGGAAGCGGTGCTGGATTCGATGCAAATCGCCCGGGTGCACATGGAAGTGAAAGTCAAGAACTTCCCGCGGATCTGGGGCGAGGCGGTCGCGCCCGAGCTGGATCTGGTCTGGAGCGGCCAGAAAACCGCCGCCGAAGCCATGAAAGCCGCCAAAAAGCGGGTTCTCAGCCTGAAACTGTTGCAAGGCAATTACTAAAAGCGTTGTGATAAACCTCGTCCGAAGGCCGAGGCGATCACAAAAGCTCAGAGAAGCAGGTGATAAAGTGTTGAAAAGGTGATATTCGAATTTGAGAACTTTATCACCTGGCTTCTGAGGATCTTCCGCCCAGAACCCCGGGATGCCGGATGGCGTCCCGGGGTTCTTCTAAAAGCGTTGGGATCCCTAGCCACGGACTAAGGTCATCAAGCGATAATTACATATTCTGGAGTCAAATACTATCCACCCAATATACGGCTAAATATGAGAAAGTCTAAGATGTCTAAAACCAACCTCTCCCCCGGCCCCTCCCCGACGCGGCAATTCTGGCTGTCTTGTCGGCGGGGAGGGATGACGGAGCTTGAAACTTGGGTCCTTTGAAAGCTGCATTCAATGAACTAAAAAATGGGCCTGAGTTTCGGGCGATTCACCTCTCCCCGTCGAATACTCTTCTTCGAATCGGCATCGCCGGGGAGAGGCCGGGAGAGAGGTCGCTTTTGGAGTTCGTAGCTTGTCATGAAATATATTTTCCTTTTCATTCCACAATAGCTTGATGAGATTGAGCCGCAGGCTAAGGTCATCAAGACGTCGACCAGGCGATAAATCACTTGTAGCCGGGGCATTCATGCCCCGGTTGGCCCGGATGCACTCGCGATGCTTCAGGTCCCCGGGTTCATTCAATTCCAAGATTTGTAGCCATAACTTCATGATATTGCCCTAGCAGGCTAGAGTGAACAAAAAAACTATGAGAAGCAAGGGACAGAGTCGGTTTTAAACCTCTTCAGCTCGAATCCATTGGAAAGCGACTTTACATCCCGGCTTCCAAAACTCCGGCGCTTCATCAGCGCGGTTGCCGGTCTCATCCCGGGGCTGGTGCGGCGCCTCGTCCGAAAGGGTGGTTTACTATTGGAGACTGAAATCAACAAACGTAATTTGAAAAGGAGCGGCTTCCTCTCCCGGCAGCAGAACTTATGGGGGTGGCTGCTGATCTCCCCGGCCGTCCTCGGCTTGACCTTCTGGGTGGCGTTTCCGCTGGGGTTGAGCCTGGTCACCAGCTTCCTGCGCTGGGACATGATTCTGCCGCCCGAATTCGTCGGCGCCCAGAATTATGCCGACATGTTCCACGATCCGTTATTCTGGCGGTCGGTCTGGATCACCCTCTATTTTACCTTGGTGGGGGTTCCCATCCAGATCGTCGGCGCCTTCCTGGTGGCGATGCTGCTGAATGCCCGGGTCCGGGGCATGAAGTTCTTCCGCACCCTGTTTTACATCCCGTCCCTGATCCCCATCGCGGTCACCTCGGCCCTGTGGCTGTGGCTCTTCAACCAGCAGTTCGGCCTGTTCAACCTAATCCTTGACCGGCTGGGACTGCCGCCCCAATTGTGGGTCTTCGGCCCGGAAACAGTCATTCCCAGCCTGATCCTGATGAGCCTCTGGGGGATCGGCAGCACCATCATTATCTTTTTGGCGGGCCTCCAGAGCATCCCGGCGGAGCTATTGGAGGCGGTGGCCATCGACGGCGGCAAAGCCTGGCACCGTTTCCTTCACGTCATTCTGCCGCTCAGCAGCCCGGTGATCTTCTATAATGTGGTGATCGGCATCATCGGCAGCTTGCAAACCTTCACCCAGCCCTACCTGATGACCAGCGGCGGGCCGGCCAACGCCTCGCTCTTTTATGTGCTGCACCTGTACCGTCAGGCCTTCATGTACTCCAACATGGGTTACGCCTGCGCCATGGCCTGGTTCCTGTTCATCGTCACCGCGGTCATTGCCGGCGTCATCTTCAAAACTTCATCCCTTTGGGTATTTTACGACGGGGAGGGCAAAAAGTGATGGTTTCAGGGACCAAACAGCTTTCCAAGGCTTGCATCTACGGTTTGTTGATCCTGGGGGCGTTTTTCGCGGCGGCGCCGTTTCTGTGGCTCATCCGCAGCTCCTTCATGACGCTGAAGGAGATCTTCTCCATGCCGCCGCAATGGCTGCCGGCCGAACCGCAATGGCTCAATTACGGAAACGTCTTTACCATGCTCCCCTTCGGGCGCTTCTTTCTGAATACGATCCTGATCGTGCTGCTGAACCTGGCCGGAACCATACTCAGCAACACCATCATGGCCTATGCCTTCGCCCGGATCCGCTTCCGGGGGCGGACCATCATGTTCGGCCTGTGCATGGCCACGCTGATGCTGCCTTCCGCCGCCACCATGATCCCGTTGTTTATCGAGTGGAAATGGCTGGGCGGGCTGAATACCTTCCTGCCCCTGACCGTGCCGGCCTTTTTCGGAAACGCCTTTTATATCTTTATGCTGCATCAATTCTTTAAAACCATCCCCATGGAGTATGACGAGGCGGCCTTTGTGGATGGCGCGGGCTATCCGCAGATCATCTTTCAGTTGATCGCGCCCATGGCCAAGCCGGCCCTGGCGGTGGTAGCCATCTTCACCTTTATGAACTCCTGGAACGATTTCATGGGCCCGCTGCTGTACCTGAACAATCAGGACCTGTACACGGTTTCCCTGGGATTGAAGATGTTCCTGTCCATGTTCCGGGCGGAATGGAACACCTTGATGGCCGCCTCGACCCTGGCGGTCCTCCCGCTGGTGCTGCTATTCTTCGCGGCGCAGCGCTATTTCATCGAGGGACTGACCATGGGCGGGCTCAAAGGCTAAAACAAATACCGACGACTGGAGCAGACTTTCATGAAGAACCGATTGCATACCATCCCCCTGAAAGCGGTTACGGTCCGGGACCATTTTTGGACGGAACGGATCGCCCTGTTGGCCCGGGAGGTCATCCCCTATCAATGGGATGCCTTGAACGACAATATCGCGGGGGCCGAACCGAGCCACGCGGTGGAAAACTTGCGCATCGCCGCCGGAAAATCCGACGGCCGGTTCCAGGGCATGGTCTTTCAAGACAGCGATGTCGCCAAATGGATCGAGGCGGCGAGCTACAGCCTGATCGCCCATCCCAACCCCGGGCTGGAAGCAGTCATCGATGAGCTCGTCGAACTCATCGCAGCGGCCCAACAGTCCGACGGCTATCTGAATACGTATTATACCGTGGCCGAACCGGACCAGCGCTGGAAGAACTTCTCCTTCGGCCACGAGCTATATTCCGCCGGTCACCTGGCGGAAGCGGCGGTCGCCTACTATCAGGCCACCGGCAAACGCAAACTGCTGGACCGGGTCTGCCGCGCCATCGACTATATCGACTCGGTCATCGGCCCCGAAGCCTCGAAGCTGAAAGCCTATTGCGGCCACCCCGAGATCGAGCTGGCCCTGGTCAAACTGTACCGGGCCACCGGCGAACAGCGCTATCTGCGGCTCTGCCAATACTTCGTCGACGAGCGGGGCCAACAGCCTTGTTTTCTCGAGGCCGAACCGGCCTTCGGCAACGGGACCCCCGATCCCTGGTTCGCCGCGGACTACCATCAGGCCCACGCTCCCGTCCGCGAACAGCAGGCGGCCGACGGCCACGCGGTGCGGGCCATGTATCTCTATGCGGGCATGGCCGATCTGGCGCTGGAGACCGGGGACCCCGGCTTGATCGCGGCCCTGCGGCGCTTATGGGAGAACGTCACCGGACGCCGGATGTACATCACCGGCGCCATCGGCTCCCAAGCCCACGGAGAACGGTTTACCTTTGATTATGATCTGCCCAACGACACCGCCTACGCCGAGACCTGCGCCGCCATCGGCCTGATCTTCTGGGCTGGGCGGATGTTGCTCCTGGAGCCCGACCGCCGCTACGCCGACGTGCTGGAACGGGCGCTCTACAACGGAGTGTTGAGCGGGATTTCCCTGGACGGCCGCAAGTATTTTTACGTCAATCCGCTGGAGGTGCAGCCGGAAGCGGCGGCCCGCCGTTACGACCTCCGGCACGTCCGGCCGGAACGGCAGCAGTGGTTCGGTTGCGCCTGCTGCCCGCCGAACATCGCCCGGCTGGTCACCTCGCTGGGACAGTACCTTTATTCCCTGGACGACCAGACGCTCTATGTCCATTTGTACGTCGGCAGCCAGATCCGCGTCGCCCTGAACGGCACGCCGGTCGGCCTGGAGCTGCGCACCCGCTATCCCTGGGAAGAACAGGCGGTCCTGGAGGTGGAACCGGAGCAGCCCGCCGAATTCGCCATCGCCCTGCGCATCCCGGGCTGGTGCCGCCATTTCGAAATCCGCCTCAACGGCCAGCCGCTGGAAAACCCCCCGCTCGAAAAGGGTTATCTGAAGCTCTCCCGCCGCTGGACCCGGGGCGACCGGATCGAGCTGCGCCTGGCTATGCCGGTCGAATTGATTCGGGCCCATCCCCGGGTGCGGGAAGACGCCGGGAAAGTCGCCATCCAGCGGGGGCCGATCGTCTATTGTCTGGAAGAGGTCGACAACGGCGGCCGGCTCTGGGATGTCGCGCTGCCGGAAGGGGCCCAACTATCCTGCGAATTCTCGGAAGAGCTGGGCGGCATGGTCGCCATCACCGGCCAGGCCCTGCGCTCCGACACCGAGCACTGGGGCGAGGCGCTGTACCGCCCGGCCGGCGGGGGCTCCCAAGCGGCGCCCATCCGCGCCGTGCCGTATTGCCTGTGGGGCAACCGCAGGCCCGGCGAAATGACGGTGTGGATCGCCCAAAAATAAGGTCGCTGGATGGAGCCGCCGCAGTGGTATAATGGGATCGGGCCGTGTTCACCGCGGCCTCCCGGTTCCGGCGCTTATTTTCGGAAAATCACCACTGGCAAAGGAAGTCCGCCATGCATCACCCGTCGCACATCGCCCCGGTTCTGCGGGCGATCCCGCACACCGCGGTGACGATCGCCGATCGCTTTTGGACGCCGCGCTTGGAGAATAACCGCCGGCGCTCCTTGTTTCAGCAGTATCATTATTTGAATGAGACCGGGGTCCTCGCCAATTTCCGGAACGTCCACCAGCCGTGGGACGGGATCTATCACGGCTTGTTCTTCAGCGATTCCGACGCCTATAAATGGCTGGAGGCGGCCGGCTACTCCCTGGCGACCCACCCCGATCCCCGGCTGCGCCGCCTGACCGACGAGCTGATCCGGCTCATCGCCGCCGCCCAAATGGCGGACGGCTATCTCAACACCTATTTCCAGCTGGTCGAGCCCGAAAAACGCTTTACCAACTTCGGGGTCTGCCATGAGCTCTATACCGCCGGCCACCTGATCGAGGCCGGCGTGGTTCATTTCCAGGCCACCGGCCGGCCGGACCTGCTGAATGTCGCCCGCCGCCTGGCCGATCTGTTGACCCGGACGTTCGGTCCCGGCAAGCTGGAGGCGGTCGACGGCCACGCCGGGGTGGAGCTGGCTTTGATCCGCTTGCACCGGCTCACCGGCGCCGCCGCTTACCTGGATCTGGCGGCTTTCTTCATCAACGCGCGCGGCCGGAGCGATTCCCGGCTGCGCCTGGAATTGGCGCAGCTGGAGCGGATCGCGGGCCGGCCGGGGAAACCCGGCCAGAACAACCGGAAACACTTCGGCAGTTATGAAGCGTACGACGGCCGCTATGCCCAGGATCACCTGCCCGTCCGCGAGCAGAGCGAGGCGGTGGGCCATGCGGTGCGGGCCACCTATCTCTATTGCGCCATGGCCGATCTGGCCCAGGAGACCGGGGACTCCGCCCTGCTGGAGGCGCTGCGGCGGATCTGGCGCCATGTGACCGCCCGCCGCCTCTACGTCTCCGGCGGCATCGGCCCCTCCCGGGCCAACGAGGGTTTCACCCGCGACTACGATCTGCCCAACGATACCGCCTGCGCCGAAAGCTGCGCCGCGGTCGGAATGGTCTTCTGGAACCATCGCATGCTGCAGCTGACCGGGGAAGGCCGTTTCGCCGACCTGATGGAACGGGTGCTTTACAATGCCTTTCTGGCCGGCGTGTCGCTGGACGGCGGGAAATATTTTTACAACAACCCGCTGCAGAGCCAGGGCGACTGCCACCGCCGGGAATGGGACGAGTGTGCCTGCTGCCCGCCGAATATCGCCCGGCTCCTGGCCTCGCTGGGCGGCTACATCTATTCCCTGTCCCCCGGCGGCCTGGCGGTTCATCTGTATATCCAAAGCAGCGTCACGGCGCGGCTGGCCGGCGGCGCCGAATTCACCCTCCGCCAAACCGGCGACTATCCCTGGGAAGGGCGGATCAGTCTGGCGCTGGAGCTGGCGGAGCCGGCCGATTTCGAATTGCGGTTGCGGCTCCCGGGCTGGTGCCGTTCCCATCAGCTCCGGATCAACGGCATCCCGGCCGATCCGCCGCTGGCCGAGGGTTATCTGGTCATCGCCAGGCGCTGGTCCCCGGGCGACTCCCTCCTCCTTGAGCTGGCAATGCCGGCGGAGCGGGTCCAGGCCCATCCCCGGGTATGGCAGAACGCCCAAAAGGTCGCCTTGCAACGCGGGCCGTTGCTGTATTGCCTGGAAGCGGCCGACCACGCGGTCCCGGTGGAGCAGATCCTTTTGCCGGAAAACGCCCCTTTGACCGGTAGTTTTTACCCCGATTTATGCGGCGGGGTCGTGGCCCTCGAAGGGGAGGCCCTGGCTCCCAGCCTGGAGAATTGGGCGGACCGGCTCTACCGGTTCGCCGAACCGGCCGTGGCCCTCCGCCCCGTCCGGTTGCGGGCGGTTCCCTATTATTGTTGGGACAACCGGGAACCGGGAGCCATGACGGTCTGGATTCCCCGCCTGAATCCGTGAGGACCCTTTAGGGTCCTCCCACTTTGTAGCCGGGTGATGAATCGCCCGACCGGCGTTCATTTCAGGGGAAAACTTTTGCCACGATCGCGCGATGACATTGCCCTCCGGCCCACCGTTTGAGCGCGGCTGACCGCAGTGGTAAGATAGGGTTAAAAACAGCAAGGAGTGAAGCAGAATGCGCAGCGAAGCGGAAATGATGGGACTGATTCTCCGGGTGGCCGGGGCCGACGAGCGGATCCGGGCGGTGGCGCTGAACGGCTCCCGCGCCAATCCCCGGGCTCCCCGGGATCTCCTGCAGGACTACGATATCGTCTACCTGGTGACCGAGGTGGAACCGTTCACTCAGGACCCGGGTTGGGTGGATGTCTTCGGCGAACGGATCATCATGCAGACCCCGGACACGATGACCCTCATGCCATCGGATTCGGACGGGAGATTCCACTACCTGATGCAGTTCCGGGACGGCAACCGGATCGATCTCACCCTGATCCCCCTGTCCCAGCGGGAAGCGTATTGCCGCGAAGACAGCCTCACCGTCATCCTGCTGGATAAGGACGGGAGCCTACCGGAGCTCCCCGCCCCGGACGACACCGCTTACCGGATAAAGCCGCCGTCGCCGGTCCAGTTCGCCGATTGCTGCAACGAATTCTGGTGGATTGCCGTTTACGTGGCCAAAGGGCTATGGCGGCGCGAGATCCTCTACGCCAAAGAACATCTGGACGGCTACCTCCGCCCGATGCTCCGCCTGATGCTGGAGTGGCAGGCGGGCATCGCCACCGGTTTTACGGTGAGCGCCGGAAAATGCGGCAAGTACCTGGAGCGCTATCTACCCGGGGAGAGCTGGCGGGCGCTGCTGGCCACCTATGCCGGGGCCGGCTATGCCGAGACCTGGGAAGCGCTCTTCACCGCCTGCGGCCTGTTCCGCCGGACCGCCCGGGAGGTGGCCGGCCATTTCGGTTACGCCTACCCCGAGGCCGAAGATGAACGGGTGAGCGCCTATCTGCGGCGGATCCGGGAGTTGCCCCGCGGCGCCGTCAGTCCCGATTAGCTCGGACCGAAGGGCAGGGCGCTCTCTTCAGCCAGAGGATGCGGGGAGGGGAGCGCCTCTTCCGCCCCGGCCAGCGGCACCCGGAAATCAATGGCCGTCCCGCCGTGGAATTTGCTGCGGATCCGGATGGCGCTGGCCGGGCCATAGGTCAACAGCAACCGCTTATTGGTGTTGTAAAGGCCGATGCTGGGCCCGTCGTATTTGGCGGAGTCCAGATTCCACCGGA
This is a stretch of genomic DNA from Hydrogenispora ethanolica. It encodes these proteins:
- a CDS encoding carbohydrate ABC transporter permease, which translates into the protein MVSGTKQLSKACIYGLLILGAFFAAAPFLWLIRSSFMTLKEIFSMPPQWLPAEPQWLNYGNVFTMLPFGRFFLNTILIVLLNLAGTILSNTIMAYAFARIRFRGRTIMFGLCMATLMLPSAATMIPLFIEWKWLGGLNTFLPLTVPAFFGNAFYIFMLHQFFKTIPMEYDEAAFVDGAGYPQIIFQLIAPMAKPALAVVAIFTFMNSWNDFMGPLLYLNNQDLYTVSLGLKMFLSMFRAEWNTLMAASTLAVLPLVLLFFAAQRYFIEGLTMGGLKG
- a CDS encoding aminoglycoside 6-adenylyltransferase, giving the protein MRSEAEMMGLILRVAGADERIRAVALNGSRANPRAPRDLLQDYDIVYLVTEVEPFTQDPGWVDVFGERIIMQTPDTMTLMPSDSDGRFHYLMQFRDGNRIDLTLIPLSQREAYCREDSLTVILLDKDGSLPELPAPDDTAYRIKPPSPVQFADCCNEFWWIAVYVAKGLWRREILYAKEHLDGYLRPMLRLMLEWQAGIATGFTVSAGKCGKYLERYLPGESWRALLATYAGAGYAETWEALFTACGLFRRTAREVAGHFGYAYPEAEDERVSAYLRRIRELPRGAVSPD
- a CDS encoding ABC transporter substrate-binding protein; translated protein: MKRSFMVGLTFLFIAVLVMPVISAAGPVKLTYCYWGSPAEDRVLKEAFKNFEAAHPGITVEPMYIPGDITGTEYAAKIKALSQAGELPDLGYFRPDHFGSWATAGLFMNLSPLIQKEKLEKAVLPQVWLKVKNKVYGSYSAAECQVLFYNKDVLQKAGVPLPPTDYRKGWSWNQFVEYCKKITTDRNGKHPGESGFDPGKITCYGVSYQLWHAMLLPAIWSNNGDFISPDGKQFKLDRPESVEVLQKLADLINKDHVFAYTNPSSTSGAGLPAPPVMLANGQLGFYVTGQWELLDLAKMNFPLGIGALPIFKKPAQMYVSGASVIFKSTKHPKEAWELHKWMMNPDKTLDLYTSGLWLPTKASWYTNPADLKKWTDNPVHPAGFKEAVLDSMQIARVHMEVKVKNFPRIWGEAVAPELDLVWSGQKTAAEAMKAAKKRVLSLKLLQGNY
- a CDS encoding glycoside hydrolase family 127 protein; the encoded protein is MHHPSHIAPVLRAIPHTAVTIADRFWTPRLENNRRRSLFQQYHYLNETGVLANFRNVHQPWDGIYHGLFFSDSDAYKWLEAAGYSLATHPDPRLRRLTDELIRLIAAAQMADGYLNTYFQLVEPEKRFTNFGVCHELYTAGHLIEAGVVHFQATGRPDLLNVARRLADLLTRTFGPGKLEAVDGHAGVELALIRLHRLTGAAAYLDLAAFFINARGRSDSRLRLELAQLERIAGRPGKPGQNNRKHFGSYEAYDGRYAQDHLPVREQSEAVGHAVRATYLYCAMADLAQETGDSALLEALRRIWRHVTARRLYVSGGIGPSRANEGFTRDYDLPNDTACAESCAAVGMVFWNHRMLQLTGEGRFADLMERVLYNAFLAGVSLDGGKYFYNNPLQSQGDCHRREWDECACCPPNIARLLASLGGYIYSLSPGGLAVHLYIQSSVTARLAGGAEFTLRQTGDYPWEGRISLALELAEPADFELRLRLPGWCRSHQLRINGIPADPPLAEGYLVIARRWSPGDSLLLELAMPAERVQAHPRVWQNAQKVALQRGPLLYCLEAADHAVPVEQILLPENAPLTGSFYPDLCGGVVALEGEALAPSLENWADRLYRFAEPAVALRPVRLRAVPYYCWDNREPGAMTVWIPRLNP
- a CDS encoding helix-turn-helix transcriptional regulator; amino-acid sequence: MPYLFCPFQPAPHADNGGCAILPSGWRHPRRRLDSSVMILGRKGNVTLTDNGVPLEIRPNRLVLLPAEHLHDGAAPIAAPASYYWLHFRLPGPPSLLSAEEVAPILSNQIVTRLRLNEAALIPMELDLGDADRIALLFRELLNEQERPSYTKWQFQLLFQNLLIRITEETINSYHPPDTLSAGSSLVYEAVGTINAQLTDPNLSVKSIAGYLNHNPDYIGRQFRSVMGMSVGNYILQQRLKLAEQLLQETHQPVQQIASQTGFASLRHFLRQFRKERGMTPSELRRRYQAMHINIR
- a CDS encoding glycoside hydrolase family 127 protein produces the protein MKNRLHTIPLKAVTVRDHFWTERIALLAREVIPYQWDALNDNIAGAEPSHAVENLRIAAGKSDGRFQGMVFQDSDVAKWIEAASYSLIAHPNPGLEAVIDELVELIAAAQQSDGYLNTYYTVAEPDQRWKNFSFGHELYSAGHLAEAAVAYYQATGKRKLLDRVCRAIDYIDSVIGPEASKLKAYCGHPEIELALVKLYRATGEQRYLRLCQYFVDERGQQPCFLEAEPAFGNGTPDPWFAADYHQAHAPVREQQAADGHAVRAMYLYAGMADLALETGDPGLIAALRRLWENVTGRRMYITGAIGSQAHGERFTFDYDLPNDTAYAETCAAIGLIFWAGRMLLLEPDRRYADVLERALYNGVLSGISLDGRKYFYVNPLEVQPEAAARRYDLRHVRPERQQWFGCACCPPNIARLVTSLGQYLYSLDDQTLYVHLYVGSQIRVALNGTPVGLELRTRYPWEEQAVLEVEPEQPAEFAIALRIPGWCRHFEIRLNGQPLENPPLEKGYLKLSRRWTRGDRIELRLAMPVELIRAHPRVREDAGKVAIQRGPIVYCLEEVDNGGRLWDVALPEGAQLSCEFSEELGGMVAITGQALRSDTEHWGEALYRPAGGGSQAAPIRAVPYCLWGNRRPGEMTVWIAQK
- a CDS encoding carbohydrate ABC transporter permease: METEINKRNLKRSGFLSRQQNLWGWLLISPAVLGLTFWVAFPLGLSLVTSFLRWDMILPPEFVGAQNYADMFHDPLFWRSVWITLYFTLVGVPIQIVGAFLVAMLLNARVRGMKFFRTLFYIPSLIPIAVTSALWLWLFNQQFGLFNLILDRLGLPPQLWVFGPETVIPSLILMSLWGIGSTIIIFLAGLQSIPAELLEAVAIDGGKAWHRFLHVILPLSSPVIFYNVVIGIIGSLQTFTQPYLMTSGGPANASLFYVLHLYRQAFMYSNMGYACAMAWFLFIVTAVIAGVIFKTSSLWVFYDGEGKK